A part of Oncorhynchus kisutch isolate 150728-3 linkage group LG2, Okis_V2, whole genome shotgun sequence genomic DNA contains:
- the cavin2 gene encoding caveolae-associated protein 2 produces the protein MGEDSSHAERSSNSSSILVNPQQYQAQQDNMDLMVSSFSPSPAPSSPTNTLSRLGLKTPGSLGPGSPTSPTARDQVSAITVVALLDKLVNMLEAVQENQQRMELRQADLEGAVRGVQGDVTRLSKNHTSTSNSVNKLLERSHKVNTHMKEVRERLDKQASQVKRLEANHGHLLKRNHFKVLIFQEDNEIPSSVFLKDSPKTPQASQLEDNAPAAPAPSVAGTDANRSQEEGLHTISLSSSDDDAGGHHEEDEALEEEATLGLGATRPSVERSRADRLKRSSLKKVDSLKKAFSRQSIEKKMSKISTKIVPTASREKIKKSFTPNHPKSPASKSSSFKVSPMTFNVKKMRGEGEESTQPGGLPSGHAHVDIPPLGSMDGDLPLAEVHSQEVLGVEGGEELASPSSTGSVEAKLTFNGEAGGLECHLTTDRPAGLAVPEHDDDIGEEEEEDDEEEEQESPVEVKAPIPSATGITVEQAS, from the exons ATGGGAGAAGACTCATCGCACGCAGAgcgcagcagcaacagcagcagcatttTGGTCAACCCCCAGCAGTACCAGGCACAGCAAGACAACATGGACCTCATGGTGTCCAGCTTCAGCCCGAGCCCAGCTCCCTCGTCCCCCACCAACACCCTCTCCAGGCTGGGCTTGAAAACCCCTGGGAGCCTTGGACCTGGAAGTCCCACCAGTCCCACTGCCAGGGACCAGGTGAGCGCCATCACAGTGGTGGCTCTACTCGACAAGCTGGTCAACATGCTGGAGGCAGTGCAGGAGAACCAGCAGCGCATGGAGTTGCGTCAGGCCGACCTGGAGGGTGCCGTACGAGGGGTCCAGGGTGACGTGACCCGCCTTTCCAAGAACCACACCAGCACATCCAACAGCGTGAACAAGCTGCTAGAGCGCTCACACAAGGTCAACACCCACATGAAGGAGGTGCGGGAGCGGCTGGACAAGCAGGCGTCACAGGTGAAGCGGCTGGAGGCCAACCATGGACACCTGCTAAAGAGGAACCACTTCAAAGTTCTCATCTTCcag GAAGACAATGAGATCCCCTCCAGCGTGTTCCTCAAGGACTCCCCCAAGACCCCCCAGGCCAGCCAGCTGGAGGACAACGCCCCTGCGGCGCCTGCCCCGTCCGTCGCCGGCACAGACGCCAACCGCTCCCAGGAGGAGGGTCTCCATACCATCAGCTTGTCCTCCTCTGACGATGATGCTGGGGGTCACCACGAGGAAGACGAAGCCCTGGAGGAAGAGGCAACGCTGGGTCTGGGAGCAACCCGGCCCTCCGTAGAGAGATCCAGAGCAGACCGGCTGAAGCGCTCCAGTCTGAAGAAGGTGGACAGCCTGAAGAAGGCTTTCTCACGCCAGAGCATTGAGAAAAAGATGAGCAAGATCAGCACCAAGATTGTGCCGACAGCGAGCCGCGAGAAGATCAAGAAGAGCTTCACACCAAACCACCCAAAGAGCCCTGCCTCCAAGAGTTCCTCATTCAAGGTGTCGCCAATGACGTTCAATGTGAAGAAGATGCGTGGTGAAGGGGAGGAATCAACCCAGCCCGGAGGCTTGCCTAGCGGGCATGCCCACGTGGATATCCCTCCCCTGGGAAGCATGGATGGGGATCTGCCCCTGGCCGAGGTGCATTCCCAGGAAGTGCTgggtgtggagggaggagaggagctggCTAGTCCCTCTAGCACTGGGAGCGTAGAGGCCAAGCTGACCTTCAATGGAGAAGCAGGGGGCCTGGAGTGTCACCTGACCACTGATCGTCCGGCGGGGCTCGCTGTCCCGGAGCATGATGATGATattggagaggaggaagaggaggatgacgaagaggaggagcaggagagccCGGTGGAGGTGAAAGCTCCCATACCTTCTGCTACTGGAATCACTGTGGAGCAAGCCTCTTAA